In a single window of the Acidobacteriota bacterium genome:
- a CDS encoding PmoA family protein: protein MNTLRLPSRTPIATFCSRRSRSGAWKLLIPLAFGLQLACSGRGGPEEKTDDSSDRGKGGVVLKQGDRQVDILIDGKPFTSYHFHGYNKPIFFPLRSATGTVVTRGYPMIEDIPGESQDHRHHTGVWFTHGDVNGVDFWSETPECGTIRHQEFERIESGAEMGVLRSRNHWLTRGGELLLTETREVRIYNRPESRVMDLEVQLTAAGGPVKFGDTKEGSFGMRLAEPFTEKEGLLIRNSEGARGEAGCWGKPARWVDYTSRVGSETLGVAILDHPGSFRHPTHWHARGYALFAANPFGLHDFYGDETKDGSYLLPAGETVRFHYRVYIHSGDADQAGVEQEFQAFAQRRREE, encoded by the coding sequence ATGAACACTCTTCGCTTGCCATCGCGGACACCCATCGCCACTTTTTGTTCCAGACGCAGCCGATCCGGTGCCTGGAAACTTCTGATCCCCCTTGCCTTCGGCCTGCAACTGGCCTGCTCGGGCCGCGGGGGACCGGAGGAAAAGACCGACGACTCCTCCGATCGGGGAAAGGGAGGGGTGGTCCTGAAACAGGGCGACCGGCAGGTCGACATCCTGATCGACGGCAAGCCCTTCACCTCCTACCATTTCCATGGCTACAACAAGCCTATCTTCTTCCCGCTGCGCTCGGCCACGGGGACGGTGGTCACCCGCGGCTATCCCATGATCGAAGACATTCCCGGAGAGAGCCAGGACCACCGCCACCACACCGGTGTCTGGTTCACCCACGGAGATGTCAACGGCGTGGATTTCTGGAGCGAGACGCCGGAGTGCGGAACCATCCGGCACCAGGAATTCGAGCGCATTGAAAGTGGGGCGGAGATGGGCGTGCTCAGGTCCCGCAACCACTGGTTGACTCGCGGCGGCGAGCTGCTCCTCACCGAGACCCGGGAGGTCCGGATCTACAACCGGCCCGAGTCGCGGGTCATGGACCTGGAGGTGCAGCTCACCGCTGCCGGCGGACCCGTGAAGTTCGGCGACACCAAGGAGGGATCCTTCGGCATGCGGCTGGCCGAACCCTTCACCGAAAAGGAAGGGTTGCTGATCCGGAACTCGGAAGGAGCCCGGGGCGAGGCCGGATGCTGGGGGAAGCCGGCCCGCTGGGTGGACTACACCAGCCGGGTGGGTTCCGAGACCCTGGGCGTGGCCATTCTGGACCACCCCGGCAGCTTTCGCCATCCCACCCACTGGCACGCCCGGGGCTACGCCCTGTTTGCCGCCAATCCCTTCGGACTGCACGATTTCTACGGCGACGAGACCAAGGACGGCAGCTACCTGCTGCCCGCGGGAGAGACCGTGCGATTCCACTACCGCGTCTACATCCACTCCGGCGACGCCGACCAGGCGGGTGTCGAGCAGGAATTCCAGGCCTTCGCGCAGAGGAGGAGGGAGGAGTAG
- a CDS encoding MFS transporter: MALFRPATDPTPNPGELSPEVNSANVTHPEESLRRKDRTTIASLSGAHFVNDTYANFLGPLLPLIVGKLSLTIAQAGWLGAVLTVSSCFMQPVYGYLSDRYLVRFFAVFSPLITTVFMSFIGIAPNFTVLALLLAAAGVGIASFHPQGAAMIGAASRDRSGLGMSIFIGSGTLGFALAPIIAPYTVELFSLERSYFIMFPGVLAFALLYFLIPNDPPQPVATQSRTDLKDLLLPMWRPLLILYLLVVIRSAVQIGFVHFLPLYFFQQGNDLVASGRLASLFTLFGAMGGFAGGLLSDKVGGRRVIVYSTLLAPPFLAAFFLTEGVVSSACLASGAALLLSTLPVNVVMAQKMLPQRTSIASSLMMGFAWGMAGLAIPVVGALADRIGLGSALLLVVGLAAFGFLLSLFLPKDSAPDGGTGQIACH; the protein is encoded by the coding sequence TTGGCCCTATTCAGACCCGCTACCGATCCCACGCCCAATCCCGGGGAGCTCAGTCCCGAGGTAAATTCCGCCAATGTCACCCATCCCGAGGAGTCTCTCCGGCGCAAGGATCGAACCACCATCGCCTCGCTCTCGGGAGCCCACTTCGTCAACGATACCTACGCCAACTTCCTGGGCCCGCTGCTGCCTCTGATCGTGGGCAAGCTGAGCCTGACCATCGCCCAGGCGGGCTGGCTGGGAGCTGTTCTGACGGTCTCCTCCTGCTTCATGCAACCCGTCTACGGCTACCTTTCGGACCGCTACCTGGTGCGCTTCTTTGCCGTCTTCAGCCCGTTGATCACCACCGTATTCATGTCCTTCATCGGGATAGCCCCCAATTTCACGGTGCTGGCCCTGCTGCTGGCGGCCGCCGGCGTCGGGATAGCCTCCTTCCATCCCCAGGGCGCCGCCATGATCGGCGCGGCCAGCCGGGACCGGAGCGGCCTGGGCATGTCCATCTTCATCGGCTCCGGAACCCTGGGCTTTGCCCTGGCCCCGATCATCGCCCCCTACACGGTGGAACTGTTCAGCCTGGAACGGTCCTATTTCATCATGTTTCCGGGGGTGCTGGCCTTTGCCTTGCTCTACTTTCTCATCCCGAACGACCCTCCCCAACCCGTCGCCACCCAATCCAGGACAGACCTGAAGGACTTGCTGCTACCGATGTGGCGTCCGCTGCTGATCCTCTACCTGTTGGTGGTGATCCGTTCGGCGGTCCAGATCGGGTTTGTCCACTTCCTGCCGCTCTACTTCTTCCAACAGGGGAACGACCTGGTCGCCAGCGGCCGCCTGGCCTCCCTGTTTACGCTCTTCGGCGCCATGGGCGGATTCGCCGGAGGTCTGCTCTCCGACAAGGTGGGCGGCCGCAGGGTGATCGTCTATTCCACGCTGCTGGCCCCGCCGTTTCTGGCCGCCTTCTTTCTGACCGAGGGCGTGGTCTCGTCCGCCTGCCTGGCCTCGGGAGCCGCCCTGCTGCTCTCCACCCTGCCTGTCAACGTGGTGATGGCCCAGAAGATGCTGCCGCAGCGGACCAGCATCGCCTCGTCCCTGATGATGGGGTTCGCCTGGGGAATGGCCGGACTGGCCATCCCGGTGGTGGGCGCGCTGGCCGACCGGATCGGTCTGGGCTCGGCCCTGCTGCTGGTGGTCGGCCTGGCGGCGTTCGGCTTCCTGCTCTCCCTGTTCCTGCCCAAGGACTCCGCACCGGACGGTGGAACCGGACAGATCGCGTGTCATTAG
- a CDS encoding inositol monophosphatase family protein — protein sequence MRDYLAVAVEAARLGGDILKEHYRRVKTVEFKGEADLVTEVDRRSEKEIVDLLTSRFPHHSILAEEGTATEKSSEFKWVIDPLDGTTNYAHGYPVFCTSVALEQNEEILVGAAYQPMTDELFVAERGGGAFRNGRRIGVSGVDELERALLATGFPPQVRQSPEEALRHFSAFVRQAQSIRRDGSAALNLCYVASGLFDGFWETYLKPWDTAAGLLVVREAGGLVSRFSGRDYSIYQPQTLATNGLIHEQMQQVLGKTRQVG from the coding sequence ATGCGCGACTATCTGGCAGTTGCCGTGGAAGCAGCCAGGCTGGGCGGAGACATCCTGAAGGAACATTACCGGCGGGTGAAGACGGTCGAGTTCAAGGGCGAAGCCGACCTGGTCACCGAGGTCGACAGGAGATCGGAAAAGGAGATCGTCGATCTGCTCACTTCCCGTTTCCCCCACCACTCCATCCTGGCCGAGGAAGGAACCGCCACCGAGAAGAGCTCGGAGTTCAAGTGGGTGATCGATCCCCTGGACGGTACCACCAACTACGCCCACGGATACCCGGTCTTCTGCACTTCGGTTGCCCTGGAGCAGAACGAAGAAATCCTGGTCGGGGCCGCCTATCAGCCCATGACCGACGAACTGTTCGTGGCCGAACGGGGGGGAGGAGCCTTTCGTAACGGGAGAAGAATTGGAGTCTCGGGGGTGGATGAACTGGAGCGGGCCCTGCTGGCCACCGGTTTCCCGCCCCAGGTGCGGCAGAGCCCGGAGGAGGCCCTGCGACATTTTTCCGCCTTCGTGCGCCAAGCCCAATCCATCCGGCGCGACGGCTCGGCGGCCCTCAACCTGTGTTACGTGGCCTCGGGGCTGTTCGACGGCTTTTGGGAAACCTACCTGAAGCCCTGGGACACTGCGGCCGGCCTCCTGGTGGTTCGGGAAGCCGGCGGCCTGGTGAGCCGCTTCAGCGGCCGTGACTATTCCATCTACCAGCCGCAGACGCTGGCCACCAACGGCCTGATTCATGAACAGATGCAGCAGGTTTTGGGGAAGACCCGGCAGGTCGGTTAG
- a CDS encoding TonB-dependent receptor, with product MSTFRSLVSALFLVSCLFPVDALAQDRADSAEEVDGPAPLRAQVVDSDLRAIAGVRAMLVSERERVLAQTASGPQGGFRFKTVPPQAHSLRLSHPDFEELVQPLSGWKTAYTLVPLRVEQSLTVTATRTPRTWRNIPSAVSVLREPELGQSPAITVDDALRQIPSFSLFRRSSSLVAHPTSQGVSLRGIGPSGVSRTLVLWDGTPLNDPFGGWVYWSQLDKSSLERIEVVPGGGSSLYGSSALGGVIQAFSKAPRPPRLELDLRGGSLGTARADLLGSVGGERWSGLVSSSFFHTNGYHVVAHDDRGPVDLPARSRAFSVRAAAFYQPRQGAQGTLRLEHFGEDRGNGTRLRENATDVTRVRALFRRKDDRGREWRFGAYGLTQTFDSSFTAVPSHRRSEFLTREQQVPSRSAGGSLQWTGPLGQRHLVTSGVDWQWVRGHSRETGYRSGMPAQFQVLGGHQQLGGVYLQDLMALAPRWQLQLGARLDGWFNHDAVRDQVPLPSGTSTVLEFPRRGGGMLSPRGGVSYHATESLTFRGAVYRSFRAPTLNELYRGFRVGNVVTLPNENLRPETLRGAEAGVDWYGGPRVRGRLTAYWNGLSQAISNITLETTPALISRQRQNVGRVNARGVDADLALRLNRHWRLRGGYLLADSTFGRFPENPGVESNRLPQVPRHRLTASLSYARPGVLNAFLMARFVGLQFDDDRNLRPLAKTTLLDLHLSRRVHRNLVLTFSVENLLDRRIPVSNTSVLGIGPPRMITSGLRLAW from the coding sequence TTGTCCACCTTCCGCAGCCTCGTCTCAGCTCTGTTCCTGGTTTCATGCCTGTTTCCGGTGGATGCCCTGGCGCAAGACCGGGCCGACTCGGCCGAGGAGGTGGACGGCCCGGCGCCCCTGCGCGCGCAGGTGGTGGATTCCGACCTCAGGGCCATCGCCGGAGTCCGGGCAATGCTGGTTTCGGAGCGGGAGCGTGTCCTGGCCCAGACCGCCAGCGGCCCGCAGGGCGGCTTCCGGTTCAAGACGGTCCCTCCGCAGGCCCATAGCCTCAGATTGAGTCATCCGGATTTCGAGGAGCTGGTTCAACCCCTAAGCGGCTGGAAGACCGCCTACACGCTGGTTCCCCTGCGGGTGGAGCAGTCGTTGACGGTCACCGCCACCCGCACCCCGCGCACCTGGAGAAACATTCCCTCGGCAGTCTCGGTGCTGCGGGAACCGGAATTGGGTCAGTCCCCGGCAATCACCGTGGACGACGCCTTGCGCCAGATTCCTTCCTTCAGCCTCTTTCGGCGCAGCAGCAGCTTGGTGGCTCACCCCACCAGCCAGGGCGTGTCCCTGCGAGGGATCGGACCCAGCGGTGTGAGCCGCACGCTGGTGTTGTGGGACGGGACACCGCTCAACGATCCCTTCGGAGGTTGGGTCTATTGGAGCCAGTTGGACAAGTCCAGCCTGGAGCGCATCGAGGTGGTTCCCGGGGGAGGCTCCAGCCTCTACGGAAGCTCCGCTCTCGGAGGCGTGATTCAGGCCTTTTCCAAGGCACCCCGTCCCCCAAGGTTGGAACTCGACCTGAGGGGCGGCTCCCTGGGCACTGCCCGCGCCGACCTGCTGGGCTCGGTAGGAGGGGAACGCTGGAGCGGCCTGGTTTCCAGCTCCTTCTTTCACACCAACGGGTATCACGTGGTGGCTCACGATGACCGCGGCCCGGTGGACCTGCCGGCCAGATCCCGCGCCTTCTCGGTCCGTGCGGCGGCGTTCTACCAGCCTCGCCAGGGGGCGCAGGGGACCCTGCGCCTGGAGCATTTCGGCGAAGATCGGGGAAACGGCACCCGGCTGAGGGAGAACGCCACCGACGTAACCCGGGTTCGAGCCCTCTTCCGCCGCAAAGACGACCGGGGCAGGGAATGGCGGTTCGGCGCCTACGGCCTGACCCAGACCTTCGACAGCAGCTTCACCGCCGTTCCTTCCCACCGGCGGTCGGAGTTCCTGACCCGCGAGCAGCAAGTGCCGTCCCGCAGTGCCGGCGGCTCCCTGCAGTGGACGGGCCCGCTGGGACAGCGGCACCTGGTGACTTCCGGAGTGGATTGGCAATGGGTGAGGGGCCACAGCCGGGAGACCGGCTACCGCTCGGGGATGCCGGCTCAGTTTCAGGTGTTGGGCGGCCACCAGCAACTGGGCGGGGTCTACCTCCAGGACCTGATGGCGCTGGCGCCGCGCTGGCAACTGCAGCTGGGAGCCCGGCTGGACGGCTGGTTCAACCACGACGCCGTCCGCGATCAGGTTCCGCTGCCTTCCGGGACCTCCACCGTCCTTGAGTTTCCCCGGCGCGGAGGCGGCATGCTCAGTCCCAGGGGCGGGGTCTCCTATCACGCCACCGAGTCCCTTACCTTCAGGGGAGCCGTCTACCGCAGCTTCCGGGCGCCGACCCTCAACGAGCTCTACCGCGGATTCCGGGTGGGGAACGTGGTGACCCTGCCCAACGAGAACTTGCGGCCGGAAACGCTCCGGGGCGCGGAGGCGGGTGTGGACTGGTACGGCGGACCCAGGGTCAGGGGCAGGCTGACAGCCTATTGGAACGGCCTGAGCCAAGCCATTTCCAACATCACCCTGGAGACCACGCCCGCGCTCATCTCCCGCCAGAGGCAGAACGTCGGCCGCGTCAACGCCCGGGGCGTGGACGCCGACCTGGCGTTGCGTTTGAACCGGCACTGGAGGCTGCGGGGAGGCTACCTGCTGGCCGATTCCACCTTCGGCCGCTTTCCGGAGAACCCCGGGGTGGAGTCGAATCGGTTGCCCCAGGTGCCCCGCCACCGGCTCACGGCCTCGCTGAGCTATGCGCGCCCCGGTGTCCTCAACGCCTTCCTGATGGCCCGTTTCGTGGGCTTGCAGTTTGACGACGACCGCAACCTCCGGCCGCTGGCCAAGACCACCCTGCTCGACCTTCACCTGTCCAGAAGGGTACACCGAAACCTGGTGCTGACCTTCTCCGTGGAGAACCTCCTCGACCGCCGGATTCCGGTCTCGAATACCTCGGTGTTGGGCATCGGCCCTCCGAGGATGATCACTAGCGGCCTGCGGTTGGCCTGGTAG
- a CDS encoding HupE/UreJ family protein, which translates to MTWLQLLKDGAEIETMLNAWIQSLPTLNSPLSTLRWISRLGLAGAIILIAAHPSRAHTTGVSYSDIRIEGKTAQLRLRINLRDLDFVGQLDLDRDRLISQDEVSRALPRHLPRLMDNYRIRSAEDDGRSELVYWRQGPGPGELEYLVRYRFGDAIERLEFTVTLPSLTDSGHWNLARVRHPGGQADLNFNLENPTASLEVGRGWRLRAGRMVRGLALGAGQAATSPVPIGFLLGLLLTVPGRGGAVRVAGAFLAAQGLMALLATLGPIRLPESFLASATALSLAYIAAENLLVKETANRWAVGGCFGLLFGIDLSSGLLARASQVSALGYFGWILGLSCTLALGAALIFLLNRTCRRLSWHPWHVRLVSVLLLGAGLAGFFRRVL; encoded by the coding sequence ATGACCTGGTTGCAGCTTTTGAAGGACGGCGCCGAGATCGAGACGATGCTTAACGCATGGATTCAATCACTCCCCACTCTCAACTCCCCACTCTCCACTCTCAGATGGATAAGCCGGCTCGGCCTCGCCGGCGCCATCATTCTCATAGCCGCGCACCCGTCCCGGGCCCACACCACCGGAGTCAGCTACTCCGACATCCGCATCGAGGGAAAGACGGCTCAACTGCGATTGCGGATCAACCTGAGGGACCTGGACTTCGTGGGCCAACTGGACCTCGACCGGGACCGCCTGATCTCTCAGGATGAGGTCAGCCGAGCGCTTCCCCGCCATCTTCCGCGCCTGATGGACAACTATCGGATCCGGTCCGCTGAAGACGACGGCCGTTCCGAGCTGGTCTACTGGCGCCAGGGTCCGGGCCCGGGCGAACTGGAATACCTGGTCCGCTACCGCTTCGGGGACGCCATCGAGCGGCTGGAGTTTACGGTAACCTTGCCGAGCCTCACCGATTCGGGTCACTGGAACCTGGCCAGGGTGCGCCATCCCGGCGGTCAAGCCGATCTCAACTTCAACCTGGAGAATCCGACCGCCAGCCTGGAGGTGGGCCGGGGATGGAGGCTGCGGGCCGGCAGGATGGTTCGAGGCCTGGCCCTGGGCGCCGGGCAGGCGGCCACCTCACCAGTCCCCATCGGGTTCCTGCTGGGGCTGCTGTTGACGGTCCCCGGCCGCGGCGGCGCCGTACGGGTGGCGGGAGCCTTTCTGGCCGCCCAGGGATTGATGGCGCTGCTGGCCACCCTGGGACCGATCCGGCTCCCCGAATCCTTTCTGGCTTCGGCCACTGCCCTCAGCCTGGCCTACATCGCGGCCGAGAACCTGCTGGTGAAGGAGACCGCCAACCGCTGGGCCGTCGGCGGCTGTTTCGGACTGCTGTTCGGGATCGACCTCTCCTCGGGGCTGCTTGCCCGGGCATCCCAGGTTTCGGCCCTGGGGTATTTCGGCTGGATCCTGGGGCTCTCTTGCACCCTTGCCCTGGGGGCGGCGCTGATTTTCCTGCTCAACCGAACCTGCCGGAGACTCTCCTGGCATCCCTGGCATGTCCGGCTGGTCTCGGTGCTGCTGCTGGGCGCGGGTTTGGCCGGCTTCTTCCGCCGGGTTCTCTGA
- a CDS encoding bifunctional folylpolyglutamate synthase/dihydrofolate synthase produces the protein MNYPQAVTYLYSLGNEVATAKLGLENIRCLLSFLGDPQDRFPSVLIAGTNGKGSVAAFCESVLRTQGYRTGLYTSPHLIRIQERMRICGREILPADLARLTVTVKEAVGQLLAGTVRNGRRLKLERHPTYFEMVTAMAFLYFAEKEVEIAILEVGLGGRLDATNVVDPIVSVITPVGYDHQASLGSDLKAIAREKAGIVKPRRSDGPEKERQLAVVCGSQKEEVLDVIRKQCRTAGARRLPALEHLEWRLVRHRLEGSALDLHAVLGTRLKLRVPLPGSHQVDNALTAVRTLEVLHGCGFPLRPEAIERGIARTRWPGRLEVLPGRPRVVLDGAHNPAAAQSLARHIGTFLAPEQVLLIYGSLRDKDIPGVFSHLSPLAREAILTRPDSERGEAPRDIVRNGWTGGRAVRCRARLEDAWALARSLARPEDTLLVAGSLYLVGDFKRHMAGFHRPRTAAETSGTGEAVPHSDRKRRTPALAADSAGDQSPSDNTWTAH, from the coding sequence ATGAATTACCCCCAAGCGGTAACCTATCTCTATTCGCTCGGCAACGAAGTGGCTACCGCCAAGCTGGGCCTGGAAAACATCCGGTGCCTGTTGAGCTTCCTGGGCGATCCCCAGGACCGCTTTCCCTCGGTGCTCATCGCCGGCACCAACGGGAAGGGCTCGGTGGCCGCTTTCTGCGAGTCGGTTCTGCGCACGCAGGGATACAGGACCGGCCTCTATACCTCCCCCCACCTGATCCGCATCCAGGAGCGCATGCGGATCTGCGGCCGCGAGATCCTTCCGGCAGACCTGGCTCGCCTGACGGTCACCGTCAAGGAGGCGGTCGGGCAACTTCTGGCCGGGACCGTCCGAAACGGCCGCCGCCTGAAGCTGGAGCGCCACCCCACCTACTTCGAGATGGTGACGGCCATGGCCTTTCTTTACTTCGCGGAAAAGGAGGTCGAGATCGCCATTCTGGAGGTGGGACTGGGAGGACGCCTGGACGCCACCAACGTGGTCGATCCCATCGTTTCGGTCATTACTCCCGTAGGCTACGATCATCAGGCCAGCCTCGGCAGCGACCTGAAAGCCATCGCCAGGGAGAAGGCCGGGATCGTCAAGCCGCGGCGGTCCGACGGACCGGAGAAGGAGCGTCAGCTTGCCGTGGTTTGCGGCAGCCAGAAGGAAGAGGTTCTGGACGTCATTCGAAAGCAGTGCCGGACTGCCGGGGCTCGCCGGCTTCCGGCCCTTGAGCACCTGGAATGGCGGTTGGTCCGCCACCGGCTGGAAGGGTCGGCACTGGACCTTCACGCGGTGCTGGGAACCCGGCTGAAACTGAGGGTCCCTCTTCCTGGAAGCCACCAGGTCGACAACGCTCTGACCGCGGTCCGCACCCTGGAGGTGCTGCACGGCTGCGGCTTTCCGCTGCGGCCGGAGGCCATCGAGCGCGGGATCGCCCGAACCCGCTGGCCGGGCCGGCTGGAAGTGCTGCCCGGGCGGCCCCGGGTGGTGCTGGACGGCGCCCATAACCCGGCGGCAGCCCAGTCCCTCGCCCGGCACATCGGGACCTTTCTGGCCCCCGAGCAGGTCCTCCTCATCTACGGCTCACTGAGGGACAAGGACATCCCCGGTGTATTCTCCCACCTGAGTCCCCTGGCCCGAGAGGCGATCCTGACCCGCCCCGATTCCGAACGCGGGGAGGCGCCCCGGGACATCGTCCGCAACGGTTGGACGGGAGGCCGCGCGGTCCGATGCAGAGCCCGGCTGGAGGACGCCTGGGCATTGGCCCGCAGCCTGGCTCGACCGGAAGACACGCTGCTGGTTGCCGGTTCGCTCTACCTGGTGGGAGATTTCAAACGCCATATGGCCGGGTTCCACCGGCCCCGCACCGCGGCGGAAACCAGCGGCACGGGCGAAGCCGTTCCCCATTCCGACCGAAAGCGACGAACCCCGGCCCTGGCCGCCGATAGTGCCGGCGACCAATCCCCCAGCGACAACACCTGGACCGCCCACTGA
- the accD gene encoding acetyl-CoA carboxylase, carboxyltransferase subunit beta encodes MAWFKKQKAPIVPIRDRTVRTEGLWQKCEQCKQTLWKKDLEPTFHVCPQCNFHFRVSAGKRLERFFDEGRYKEYDRDLVSDDPLQFVDKKAYRQRLSDMQAASGMKDALLAAEGKVGGKTVCVCAMEPSFISGSMGVVVGEKITRAIERCLEKKHPLIIISCSGGARMQEGALSLMQMAKITGALARMDHERLPYISVMTNPTTGGVTASYAMLGDLNIAEPGALIGFAGPRVIEQTIRQKLPPGFQRSEFLLQHGMLDAIVQRKDLKDYCVKALEFFGF; translated from the coding sequence ATGGCCTGGTTCAAGAAGCAAAAGGCGCCCATCGTACCCATCCGCGACCGGACGGTGCGCACCGAGGGGCTGTGGCAGAAATGCGAACAATGCAAGCAGACCCTCTGGAAGAAGGACCTGGAGCCCACCTTTCACGTCTGTCCCCAGTGCAATTTCCACTTCCGGGTCAGCGCCGGCAAGCGGCTGGAGCGCTTTTTCGATGAAGGCCGCTACAAGGAGTATGACCGCGACCTGGTATCGGACGATCCGCTTCAGTTCGTGGACAAGAAGGCCTACCGCCAGCGCCTGAGCGACATGCAGGCGGCTTCCGGAATGAAGGATGCGCTGTTGGCGGCAGAGGGAAAGGTCGGCGGCAAGACCGTTTGTGTCTGCGCCATGGAGCCCTCCTTCATCAGCGGTTCCATGGGGGTGGTGGTGGGAGAAAAGATCACCCGTGCCATCGAGCGCTGCCTGGAGAAAAAGCACCCCCTGATCATCATCTCCTGCTCCGGAGGGGCTCGCATGCAGGAGGGAGCGCTCAGCCTCATGCAAATGGCCAAGATCACCGGCGCCCTGGCCCGCATGGACCACGAGCGCCTGCCTTACATCTCGGTGATGACCAATCCAACCACGGGAGGGGTCACAGCCAGCTATGCCATGCTGGGAGACCTGAACATCGCGGAACCGGGTGCGCTCATTGGATTTGCAGGCCCCAGGGTGATCGAGCAGACCATCCGCCAAAAGCTGCCTCCCGGTTTCCAACGGAGCGAGTTTCTGCTGCAGCACGGCATGCTGGACGCCATCGTCCAGCGCAAGGACCTGAAGGACTACTGCGTCAAGGCGCTGGAGTTCTTTGGATTCTAG
- a CDS encoding deoxyhypusine synthase family protein, with translation MSVYPYRPLETDSLRTRSIKGRSSKVDLSAFARPYRKGEGLQGWMRSLPGILAGTDFREAVESLERARRKERAMVWGLGGHVVKCGLNAVIIDLMERGYVSALALNGATAIHDFEIALAGATSEEVEKDLAEGDFGVSEETGREMNAAVDRGVREGKGIGQALGEWILERPGDYPHTDYSLLARALRRRVPVTVHVALGTDTTHYHPSADGEALGRGTLQDFRLLASVVRDLHDGGVYLNCGSAVILPEVFLKAVNLVRNLGHPLDAFTTLNLDFLQHYRPTRNVVQRPTVGSGRGIALTGHHELMIPLLAAALVERDQE, from the coding sequence ATGTCCGTCTACCCATACCGTCCCCTGGAAACCGACTCACTGCGTACCCGATCCATCAAGGGGCGGTCCAGCAAGGTGGACCTGTCGGCTTTCGCCCGTCCCTACCGCAAGGGCGAGGGTCTGCAGGGATGGATGCGGTCTCTGCCCGGGATCCTGGCCGGAACCGATTTCCGGGAGGCGGTGGAGTCCCTGGAGCGGGCCAGGCGCAAGGAGCGCGCCATGGTCTGGGGACTGGGAGGCCACGTGGTGAAGTGCGGCCTCAATGCCGTCATCATCGATCTGATGGAACGGGGCTACGTCTCGGCTCTGGCCTTGAACGGGGCCACCGCCATCCATGATTTCGAAATCGCCCTGGCGGGCGCTACCTCCGAAGAGGTGGAGAAGGACCTGGCTGAAGGGGACTTCGGGGTGAGCGAGGAGACCGGACGGGAGATGAACGCGGCCGTGGACCGCGGAGTCCGGGAGGGCAAGGGCATCGGACAGGCCCTGGGGGAATGGATCCTGGAACGTCCGGGCGACTACCCCCATACCGATTACAGCCTGCTGGCCCGCGCCCTGCGACGGAGGGTTCCGGTGACTGTGCATGTGGCCCTGGGGACCGACACCACTCACTACCACCCTTCCGCGGACGGGGAGGCTCTGGGTCGGGGCACGTTGCAGGACTTTCGCCTGCTGGCTTCCGTCGTTCGCGACTTGCACGACGGGGGTGTCTACCTCAATTGCGGCTCCGCGGTCATCCTGCCCGAGGTCTTTCTCAAGGCGGTCAACCTGGTGCGCAACCTGGGGCATCCCCTGGACGCATTCACCACCCTCAACCTGGACTTTCTGCAGCACTACCGGCCCACCCGAAACGTGGTGCAGCGACCCACCGTGGGGTCAGGGAGGGGAATCGCCCTTACCGGCCACCACGAGTTGATGATCCCGCTGCTGGCGGCGGCCCTGGTTGAGCGCGACCAGGAATAG
- a CDS encoding CPBP family intramembrane metalloprotease, with product MSFPVWSGRDLLELAGFFCLGLVMLMLAAQAVGSLLTIYLGRPALAADPVYLGMAQILMTNLLNGLVLFFIYRTITVRYRSPFWSSLKWRGPTAAPAGLFLVLGALLALVMGALSSRIPGIEDLPVSGLLRHAQTAVFLGVTAIAVAPLVEEVVFRGFIYPVVERRWGSVAAVLLTALMFTSLHVTQLWGSWMAVGLILLVGLVLSLVRALTGALLPAFLLHLAYNTTLCLLSLVGLALEG from the coding sequence GTGTCCTTTCCCGTCTGGAGCGGACGCGACCTGCTGGAGTTGGCCGGTTTCTTCTGCCTGGGCCTGGTTATGCTGATGCTGGCGGCCCAGGCGGTCGGCTCCTTGCTCACCATTTACCTGGGCCGGCCGGCTCTGGCCGCCGATCCGGTCTACCTGGGCATGGCTCAGATCCTGATGACCAACCTGCTGAACGGGCTGGTGCTGTTCTTCATCTATCGCACCATCACCGTGAGATACCGGTCTCCCTTTTGGTCTTCGCTCAAATGGAGGGGGCCGACGGCGGCTCCGGCCGGCCTCTTCCTGGTGTTGGGAGCCTTGCTGGCGTTGGTCATGGGGGCCCTTTCCAGCCGCATCCCCGGCATCGAGGATCTTCCCGTCTCCGGGCTGTTGCGGCATGCCCAGACGGCCGTGTTCCTGGGTGTGACGGCCATTGCGGTGGCTCCCCTGGTGGAGGAGGTCGTCTTCCGCGGATTCATCTATCCGGTAGTGGAACGCCGGTGGGGATCGGTGGCCGCGGTGCTGCTGACGGCGCTGATGTTTACCTCGCTGCACGTCACCCAGCTCTGGGGAAGCTGGATGGCCGTGGGCCTGATCCTGCTGGTCGGGCTGGTGCTGTCGCTGGTTCGGGCCCTGACCGGCGCCCTTCTTCCGGCCTTCCTGCTGCACCTGGCCTACAATACCACCCTGTGCCTCCTGAGCCTGGTCGGTTTGGCGCTGGAGGGATGA